The Polypterus senegalus isolate Bchr_013 chromosome 11, ASM1683550v1, whole genome shotgun sequence sequence GGTATACAAACTTTCGGGGACAGTGCCTCCATGCCAGCCATGCTAGGTCAGACAGTTTACAATGAATTTTCTACTCAATAAGCGCACTTTTTGCAGCAATCCCTTCTAGCTTTGATCTGACTCTACATATGTAAACCTCATCttcactgcagattttttttttccccccaagattctcttgttgcaaaaaaaaaataaaaaatcatttcaaaCGCCCTTCCTACAGTTTGAGTTAGTGAATTGCTGCCTCTCGCATTCCTTCCTCAGTGTTGGAGAATGTGATGCAGTGTCATTTTCCCTGAAACCAATCCAGCCCTCCCCAATCCCTATGCTGCGTCTACCCCTCCacgtgctgctttttctctttctctctcagtgtTGGTGTGAATCTGAAGAATTTGGTGTGCCATCATGGCTTTGCTGACCATGTCCCGAGTCAGGTAATGATCCGCCGCCCTTTTTACGGTGTCCACGAATGCAGTGTGCATTTCCACATCCGTCATCTTCATCTTCGCTTTCTGTTGAGCTCTCGCCAAACTGTCTGGGTTTCTCAAAAATACAGCAGCCTGCAGGAAAAGAAGGACTGGCATGAAACAGCCtgcaaacacatactgtatcattTTCTAACAGCAATGGGTCACAGGTGGAGTCTGCTGTCTGGCTGCGTGACAGAGACAGATAAAGAAATGGGCGACACTCGTAAGCAGAAGCACTATctgagcacatactgtatgtcctgtGAACCTAGAAAACGGAAAGGTCTGAGCAAATTATGACTCCAGGAAATGACACCCCTCCATGGTTAGACACGGAGCATGATCAAAGATCTTCTGCTATACAATTATAAATATGTTTACAACATGTTACTGAAGGATTCCAGGAGGTACATATAGTATTATGGCATTCAATCCTTCAACAATCCATGCATTTGCAGAATCTCTTATTCCAAACTTTGGGTCAAGGGTGTCTATTGTGGCAGAAAAACAGCAGTGGTGCATTTTTCAATCACATAGCTATGCTTGCACAGAGATCATCAGTGTATTTGGTGTGCAGGAGGAAATCCACTctaaaatatgcaaacttcacgccAACAGCAGGAAACCACTGGGCCTCAGTGTTGTCcaacaattaaaaatgtttatggcAAATCTCTCGATTTATATATTTCCAcaaatgcattaaataaatatgtcacaTCCAAGAGGATTGGTGGTCTCTTTTGGGGTCAAATCTAACTGACACACAAGGCCAAAAGTTGAGAGTTACAATGCCAGATAAGACTGTACCCCCTCCTTCTGCCAGCCAGAAGTGCTGTGATATGCTTGTAGCGGTGCTACCATGGGAAGAACTTAATTTCCCAGCAACCCAAAGGGAATTACCCACATGGGATGACTGAAACTGAAGTAGGGGTTGCTGGGGATGAAAGCGGCCAGCTGGAAAGTTGAAAAGGGGGGCATGATGGAGCAACAGGAGATCAGTGAttttgtgtatcctgtccaaTGTGTCATCTAAAAAGTCAATTGTGCCCTCGATCGTTTCCCAttaggatgaatggactgtcttgTGCCTGCCTGTCATGCGTCTTCAAAAGGAGCACTCCTGGAAATCTCACCCCTCGTAGCTCAGGACTACCATTAGGACTGTTTCAGTCATTTTTTACGGAACCCGTTCTCAGGATTGTCGTCTTCACACCATACCATTTCACCTGCTTTTGCTGTATTGGACTGTATAAGGACAtgttgtgagtgtttattgttgtttgGTTCATTCTTATGTTACAACTGTATCACCGtaggggaaaggggaggtttgtccgattgttgttattttgtattgggttttcattttctatattatttatttattcgttaattttgtgtctctgcttgtgagtgtgtaCAGGTTGGGcaaaggctgggtgcgtccctggaatctccaccaaaaaaataaataaatcactgtctcatcaatggtgtgaatcttagctgcaCCGCACTGCTACATGCAAGCCTCCTGCTGTCCCACCAGCATGAAAACCCTGTGACAACAACCACAAGTCACCATTTCACTGGCAATAGCTACTTTATAACTGGAGCAAAAGCAGATGCGAAAGCTCATCTTTCAAAAAGCTAAGATGAGTTGACCTGAATAACCACATTAAATGAAATATGGATCAGTAGCTCATCCTTTCCAAACACTTTTCTGGGCTTTATTTGGCATTATGTGACAGCAACTTCTTTATTATTCAATCCACTTAGTATAGCTCAATGTCATGGGGCCTAAGCCTATCACTCAACACTGGGCAGAAGGCAAGAACTTACCTTAGAggacaatcaaatatacaagtGGAGAAAGTATAGCATTATATAACACTGATGCAGCCAAGAATAGGACGTTTCTCCAAAATTaatgagaagacaaggagaaaactGAACGGGGAGGCTGCCAGGAGGCCTACAGAAATGTCAAAGAAGCTGCAGGACTTTCTGGTAGGTGCTGGTTGCTCTCTTCAAGTAGTCCAGATTTATGATGTAGAATAGCAAGATGAAAGCCTTATCTGACAAATGTATACCTAGTCTCCCAAAACCTTCATGGTTTCATGAGACTAAGGTTGAAGTTTTTTGGCCATTAatagaaaagcactacataaatatgattattattactagggggcttttcctCCTGCTCGCTTCAACAACTGCCTGCGCTACACGTCAACCACTTTGgagtctctgccgctcgcgttgtgaagaggggagctgaatgatcgctcctccgacaccccctcttaaaccgTCATAGAAtgggaaaaacatgtttttttttttttttacctcctctttgctcgatcagcttctggcttgctgctgctgctgccgccgtgTCTCATGATCTACATTTCGTgtggcgcacttctgtcatatcacctatgttcatatattcgatcttttttttcacttttaccttctcatcaatatcgtattgaattttgattcagtgtttggaattacatcgtgacaattcaatgtataactgcctgtgagtgaatatcttttctttctctctacaagaaatgtgtttgACATAACCACAcaagacttttccaaatctctttgcataagctcttgtctcatggggcttccggccccaggcgtggttacatcgcttggcacaaagacttgtctcacgggacgtgaaatgttattaattattattattaatttcaagaGGTATATTTAGCACTAGAAACCACAGTGAATAATGATGAAGGCAGCACATGCTCTGTGTCTCCTTTTCTTCAGCTGGAACAGGGCCTTTAGTCAAGATGGAGGCAATCATGAATAGCTCCAAATACCGACTGATTCTGGTGCAAAACCTTCATGTATCTGCTATGAAGCTGAAGTGGAATTTTACCttttagcatgacaatgacccaaagcattaATCCTTTTCAACAAAGTAATGACTTCACCAAAACAAGAATATGTTGCATTTGAATGCATCGTTGAATTTTGTGCTCAGAAATTTATACACCCAACGAATGTGACCTTCATTTCCTCTTTTTATGCAAAACTTATGTAAAGCTGGGCTGCAGAATTCTTTATGGCAGGAAGTATGTTGAAAATGACATGAGGTCTGGCAGGCCTTTGACATTGAGAACAGAGGAAATACTGCCAGCCCGGATCAAATTGTAGAGCAGCATCGAAGATGGATGGTGTTTGTAGGAAACAATGAAGATTAGTAATATTCAGTGTTTTACTGAAAATACTTAACAAGCTTTGCACTCATATAAGTAGGCTGCTTATGAAATGCTCTTCTTTCATatgaaaaatctatatatataattcactaaggcaagacaaccatggaaagcaccctggaagaggcgtggattcactaagctgccgacaagtgagacacctatagcgcacgcaggaaagagccacgcccaccaactccaagaccattggatacgacgacaactcacagggccacgcccaccaactcggacgcgacgacacagaaaaaatggcgtcatttatattcgtctgtcgtagaggccacatgcagtgcaggtcaggttaatgtcatgtgcattgactgttcatagaggcatgtttctcgcggaggtgaatcgccatatgcagcgtgtgaaacggtttgcgaggggaatcccatgggatccttaaaacaatcctttacaactgaggttgaagcacaatgaagtaagcagtctttaaaaaacaacttttcagttatgatgcatgaccgcgtgcaccatagcaaactgttttacacgctacatacagctattcgcttccgcgacaaacatgcgtcttcttagatgctcctgcaggaacacggaagacgttttcctgcccaccaacgctcctttttcaccggccggcatctaccctcgctctctaggcattcacactgcctgcccatttgcccgggcgcaaaaactcaccgaccacccagttaatCCCTTTCGTCtgcggtaagagtccacatgcacgtctgagccacgcggcgtttgttatgccacgggttcactattgtgttgtattttgctctctccagagttccatcttttcattcacttactgttgtattctcacaccaacccattttagacatccgtgtctttccagaagtgtttaccattcaataaataattatgcatgagattgagcgtgtgtctaggcgtgggtaagccgttgaaccccattcgggctgcaaaccgtggaattcccactaaatgtgactcatacgctcccactcattacgtccctaccctttgtgcacacccccctcctaccgtggtcggatatcttggtggattatatatagaaaagcagccaaaaccgaggggtatcccatggagtccttaaaacattcctttacaactgaggttaaaacacaatgaagtaggcagtctttaaaaaaaaaaaaagaggtttcagttacgacgcacacctgcgtgcaccatagcaaactgttttacacgctacatgcagcaattcgcttcagcgaccaacatgcgtcttcttatatgctcctgcactttgttcacacccccctcgctactaccatgatctggtgtcttggtggattatacagtatatagaaaggcagccaaaaccgcacagaacaatgaagagttccatcttttcattctcattctgttgtatcctcaaaccctccctttttagacaactgtatctttccagaagtgttcaaccatcattaaat is a genomic window containing:
- the ppp1r11 gene encoding E3 ubiquitin-protein ligase PPP1R11; protein product: MMAEAGGSSTETITETVPPENRDGQQPEGRSLTIKLRKRKTDKKVEWSSDTVDNEHLGRRSSKCCCIFEKPRQFGESSTESEDEDDGCGNAHCIRGHRKKGGGSLPDSGHGQQSHDGTPNSSDSHQH